From the Streptomyces sp. NBC_00376 genome, one window contains:
- a CDS encoding ABC transporter ATP-binding protein → MPRAVDGLSFTVARGEVFGLLGPNGAGKTTTIRMLTTMAKATSGRATLDGIDVIAHPDRARGVLAVVPQHNNLDRSLTVRQNLTFHAAYHGLSRSERRRRADKLLERMQLTEKADSLVDQMSGGQAQRVMIARALMHDPSVMFLDEPATGLDPQARLFVHDLVEELGKQGVTVVITTHDMDEAAKVCDRIGIVDHGKLLTVDTPDGLIRSLPGGTVLTLKLNLLDETPESVTEALTAVPWVAAAEFVTGGAPAAPPFPGMPAPEPEEDRFVISVESGAGDVLPGVFKVLGELNCEVRDLTVREASLEDVFIHMTGRGLR, encoded by the coding sequence ATGCCCCGGGCGGTCGACGGGCTGAGCTTCACCGTGGCGCGCGGCGAGGTCTTCGGCCTCCTCGGCCCCAACGGAGCGGGCAAGACCACCACCATCCGCATGCTCACCACGATGGCCAAGGCCACGTCGGGCCGGGCCACCCTCGACGGTATCGACGTGATCGCCCACCCCGACCGGGCGCGCGGCGTGCTGGCGGTCGTCCCGCAGCACAACAACCTGGACCGCTCGCTGACGGTCAGGCAGAACCTCACGTTCCACGCGGCGTACCACGGCCTGAGCCGCTCCGAGCGGCGCCGCCGCGCCGACAAGCTGCTGGAACGGATGCAGCTCACCGAGAAGGCCGACTCGCTGGTGGACCAGATGTCCGGCGGTCAGGCGCAGCGCGTGATGATCGCCCGCGCCCTGATGCACGACCCGAGCGTGATGTTCCTGGACGAGCCGGCCACCGGCCTGGACCCGCAGGCACGGCTCTTCGTGCACGACCTCGTCGAGGAGCTGGGAAAGCAGGGCGTGACCGTCGTGATCACCACGCACGACATGGACGAGGCGGCCAAGGTCTGCGACCGCATCGGCATCGTCGACCACGGCAAGCTCCTGACCGTCGACACGCCCGACGGCCTGATCCGCTCGCTGCCGGGCGGCACGGTGCTCACCCTCAAGCTGAACCTCCTGGACGAGACCCCGGAGTCCGTCACCGAGGCGCTCACCGCTGTGCCGTGGGTCGCGGCCGCCGAATTCGTGACGGGCGGCGCACCCGCTGCGCCCCCCTTCCCGGGCATGCCGGCCCCGGAGCCGGAGGAGGACCGCTTCGTGATCAGCGTCGAGTCCGGCGCCGGTGACGTGCTGCCCGGCGTGTTCAAGGTGCTCGGCGAGCTGAACTGCGAGGTCAGAGACCTGACCGTCCGGGAGGCAAGCCTTGAGGACGTCTTCATTCACATGACTGGTAGGGGACTTCGGTGA
- a CDS encoding ABC transporter permease, translating into MTVTTSTPATATDTGVGAETAADATAATTPSGLPTPSAPTVSSASTGPRKVSQSRILGSILWRDILVTARQPWLFLAEALLQPLFILFIFGKVLADMDYVDSSYVPLLLPGIVGLTAFISALQATALPLVMDFSYSKEIEDRLMAPVGIRLVALEKIVFGGIRGFIAAALMIPVGILVLGVSWWPASALPPILAVLVLGSLLGGALGLVLGTVVPARRVGVVFGLALTPLMFTAAAQYSLLSLHGLKWFQVVVGINPITYINEGLRAVLLDKVDSVPLGIDLAVLAAAIVVASVVGIRGFTRRAVD; encoded by the coding sequence GTGACTGTCACAACTTCCACGCCCGCCACGGCCACAGACACAGGCGTAGGCGCAGAAACAGCCGCAGACGCGACGGCGGCCACCACGCCCTCCGGGCTGCCCACGCCCTCCGCGCCGACCGTGTCCTCCGCGTCCACCGGGCCGCGGAAGGTGTCGCAGAGTCGCATCCTCGGGTCCATCCTGTGGCGCGACATCCTGGTCACCGCCCGCCAGCCCTGGCTGTTCCTCGCGGAGGCGCTGCTCCAGCCGCTCTTCATCCTGTTCATCTTCGGCAAGGTCCTCGCCGACATGGACTACGTCGACAGTTCCTACGTTCCGCTGCTCCTGCCCGGCATCGTGGGCCTGACCGCCTTCATCAGCGCCCTCCAGGCCACCGCACTGCCCCTGGTCATGGACTTCTCGTACTCGAAGGAGATCGAGGACCGGCTGATGGCCCCGGTGGGCATCCGGCTGGTGGCCCTGGAGAAGATCGTCTTCGGCGGCATCCGCGGCTTCATCGCCGCCGCCCTCATGATCCCCGTGGGCATCCTCGTGCTGGGCGTGTCCTGGTGGCCGGCCTCCGCCCTGCCGCCGATCCTGGCCGTTCTCGTGCTCGGTTCGCTCCTCGGCGGCGCCCTCGGCCTCGTCCTGGGCACCGTCGTCCCGGCCCGTCGCGTCGGTGTGGTCTTCGGCCTCGCCCTGACGCCGCTGATGTTCACCGCGGCCGCACAGTACTCGCTGCTCAGCCTGCACGGGCTGAAGTGGTTCCAGGTGGTCGTCGGCATCAACCCGATCACGTACATCAACGAGGGCCTGCGCGCGGTCCTCCTCGACAAGGTGGACTCCGTGCCGCTCGGCATCGACCTCGCCGTCCTCGCGGCCGCGATCGTGGTGGCCTCGGTGGTCGGCATCCGCGGCTTCACCCGCCGCGCCGTCGACTGA
- a CDS encoding ABC transporter permease has protein sequence MASSIALVSNYVNLELRRTFRDTGFVIFGIGTPVLMYIMFTNVGGGSGGTDEWAVTAMVGLAAYGALSAGLSSGTAVAEDKAVGWLRQLRITPLSPAQVVFGRAVTGSLMVLPAIVVVLLTAMIVNGVRLDAWQWLVLTLLLWVGSLPFTMLGIANGYQLSSQTTNVTNIVCNLALALVGGLWFPISEFPGWMASVAKWTPGYRFGELGWNTTDGEAPSMTGIVVLVVWLLVFGAYAAFAYRRSGRKA, from the coding sequence ATGGCCAGTTCGATCGCCCTTGTTTCCAACTACGTAAATCTTGAGCTGCGTCGTACGTTCCGTGACACCGGCTTCGTGATCTTCGGCATCGGCACGCCGGTGCTGATGTACATCATGTTCACCAATGTCGGCGGCGGCTCCGGCGGGACGGACGAATGGGCCGTGACCGCGATGGTGGGCCTGGCGGCGTACGGCGCGCTGAGCGCCGGGCTCAGCTCGGGCACGGCGGTCGCCGAGGACAAGGCCGTGGGGTGGCTGCGGCAGCTGCGGATCACGCCGCTGTCTCCGGCACAGGTGGTCTTCGGGCGTGCGGTGACCGGCTCGCTGATGGTGCTGCCGGCGATCGTGGTGGTTCTGCTCACGGCCATGATCGTCAATGGTGTGCGGCTGGACGCCTGGCAGTGGCTCGTGCTGACGCTGCTGCTGTGGGTCGGTTCGCTGCCGTTCACCATGCTCGGGATCGCCAACGGCTACCAGCTCTCGTCCCAGACCACGAACGTCACGAACATCGTCTGCAACCTGGCGCTCGCACTGGTCGGCGGGCTGTGGTTCCCCATCAGCGAGTTCCCGGGCTGGATGGCTTCGGTGGCCAAGTGGACTCCGGGTTACCGCTTCGGTGAACTGGGCTGGAACACGACGGACGGCGAGGCGCCGAGCATGACGGGCATCGTGGTGCTGGTGGTCTGGCTGCTGGTCTTCGGCGCGTACGCGGCCTTCGCCTACCGCCGTTCGGGCCGTAAGGCATAG
- a CDS encoding ABC transporter ATP-binding protein gives MTTTHRATPVVGFTGAVKEFGAVRAVDGLDLTIGPGERVALLGRNGAGKSTAISLLLGLDDPTTGTVELFGQAPGHAVGEGRVGAMLQDSKPVSRVTVRELVSFVTRTYPNPMAVDEALELAGLTELAGRRADKLSGGQAQRVSFAIALAGDPDLLVLDEPTAALDVEARRLFWQSMRAFTDRGKTVLFSTHYLEEADQNADRIVVIDRGQLIADGSSADIKHTVGSSMVSFTVPDGPVPDGLASLPGVLSVEIVDGRVRLRTSDSDATVSALPGVVTPRGLEVAPAGLEDAFLALTAHHSGRDGGRPFVPSASSDSAVQTPKAGA, from the coding sequence ATGACGACAACACACAGGGCGACACCGGTGGTTGGATTCACCGGCGCTGTCAAGGAGTTCGGCGCGGTGCGCGCCGTCGACGGACTCGATCTCACCATCGGACCAGGCGAGAGAGTCGCCCTGCTCGGTCGCAACGGCGCGGGCAAGTCGACGGCCATCAGCCTGCTGCTGGGTCTGGACGACCCGACCACCGGCACGGTGGAACTGTTCGGGCAGGCCCCGGGCCATGCGGTGGGCGAGGGCCGGGTCGGCGCGATGCTGCAGGATTCCAAGCCGGTTTCCCGGGTGACGGTGCGTGAGCTGGTGTCCTTCGTGACCCGTACGTATCCGAACCCGATGGCGGTCGACGAGGCGCTTGAGCTGGCGGGCCTGACCGAGCTGGCCGGGCGGCGCGCGGACAAGCTCTCCGGGGGCCAGGCCCAGCGGGTCAGCTTCGCCATCGCGCTGGCCGGGGACCCCGATCTGCTGGTGCTGGACGAGCCGACGGCGGCGCTCGACGTGGAGGCCCGACGGCTGTTCTGGCAGTCGATGCGTGCGTTCACCGACCGTGGCAAGACGGTGCTGTTCTCCACGCACTATCTGGAGGAGGCGGACCAGAACGCCGACCGGATCGTCGTCATCGACCGCGGCCAGCTGATCGCCGACGGCAGCAGCGCCGACATCAAGCACACGGTGGGGTCCAGCATGGTCTCCTTCACCGTGCCGGACGGACCGGTGCCGGACGGCCTGGCCTCGCTGCCGGGTGTGCTGTCGGTCGAGATCGTCGACGGCCGGGTGCGGCTGCGTACGTCGGACTCGGACGCGACGGTGAGCGCCCTGCCGGGAGTGGTGACGCCGCGGGGCCTCGAAGTCGCCCCGGCGGGCCTGGAGGACGCGTTCCTGGCCCTGACGGCGCACCACTCGGGTCGTGACGGGGGCCGCCCGTTCGTCCCCTCCGCCTCGTCCGATTCCGCTGTCCAGACCCCGAAGGCAGGCGCGTGA
- a CDS encoding FAD-dependent monooxygenase — translation MTGNRRAVVLGGGFAGALTSSMLVRYVDDVTVIDRDEYPHGPELRKGVPQARHCHILWSGGARIMESLLPGTTDRLIEAGAHRIGIPNGLVSYTAFGWQHRFPESEFTIACSRALLDWTVRDQALRNPRISVLDRTEALGLTGTAERVTGVRVRDSASGEERVLEADIVVDTTGRGSAMKRWLSGLGIAAPQEESVDTGMVYATRIFRAPETAGGTFPLVSVLADSRQGGPGRNAVLMPIEDDRWIVTLSGTRGGEPPADEAGFMAYARESVRHPLIGDLIAGLEPLTGVQRSRSTINRRLHYDRLPVWPAGLVVLGDAATAFNPVYGHGMSAAARSVAAFEKQIQLRDLDPGLGRAVQRAVAKAVDDAWILATSGDVNYPDVEVDSRDPRLTDDDGTRRRDSDVMSSVATRNREVSRAAVGLMTLSTTVAEIQTPWLLAALRRGFEVPALTEPPLRPEERAVLPVLSHATR, via the coding sequence ATGACTGGAAATCGACGTGCCGTGGTGTTGGGCGGTGGTTTCGCCGGCGCACTCACCTCTTCGATGCTGGTCCGGTATGTCGACGACGTGACAGTCATCGACCGGGATGAATACCCGCACGGACCAGAGCTTCGCAAGGGCGTTCCACAGGCCCGCCACTGCCACATTCTGTGGTCCGGCGGCGCCCGAATCATGGAGTCGCTCCTCCCGGGGACGACCGACCGCCTGATCGAGGCCGGCGCGCACCGTATCGGAATTCCGAACGGCCTTGTTTCCTACACCGCCTTCGGATGGCAGCACCGCTTTCCGGAGTCCGAGTTCACCATCGCCTGCAGCCGCGCGCTGCTCGACTGGACCGTGCGCGATCAGGCGCTGCGCAACCCCCGGATATCGGTCCTCGACCGGACCGAGGCACTCGGACTGACCGGCACCGCCGAACGCGTCACCGGAGTCCGGGTACGCGACAGCGCCTCCGGAGAGGAACGGGTGCTGGAGGCGGACATCGTCGTCGACACCACCGGCCGCGGCTCCGCGATGAAGCGATGGCTGAGCGGCCTGGGCATCGCGGCTCCGCAGGAGGAGTCCGTCGACACCGGCATGGTCTACGCGACCCGGATCTTCCGCGCCCCCGAGACCGCCGGCGGCACGTTCCCGCTCGTCAGCGTGCTCGCCGACTCGCGCCAGGGCGGGCCCGGCCGCAACGCCGTGCTGATGCCCATCGAGGACGACCGCTGGATCGTCACGCTCTCCGGCACCCGCGGCGGTGAACCGCCCGCGGACGAGGCCGGGTTCATGGCGTACGCCCGGGAAAGCGTCCGGCACCCCCTGATCGGGGACCTGATCGCGGGCCTGGAACCGCTCACCGGCGTGCAGCGTTCCCGCTCCACCATCAACCGACGCCTGCACTACGACCGTCTCCCGGTCTGGCCCGCGGGACTTGTGGTCCTCGGTGACGCGGCGACGGCCTTCAACCCCGTCTACGGGCACGGCATGAGCGCCGCCGCTCGCAGCGTCGCGGCCTTCGAGAAGCAGATACAGCTGCGCGACCTGGATCCGGGCCTCGGCCGTGCCGTTCAGCGCGCCGTCGCCAAGGCGGTCGACGACGCCTGGATACTGGCCACTTCCGGCGATGTGAACTACCCCGACGTCGAGGTCGACAGCCGTGACCCGCGACTCACCGACGACGACGGCACCCGGCGCCGCGATTCGGACGTGATGAGCAGTGTGGCGACCCGCAACCGCGAGGTCAGCCGTGCCGCCGTCGGTCTGATGACCCTCTCCACCACCGTCGCCGAGATCCAGACCCCGTGGCTGCTCGCCGCGCTGCGCCGCGGATTCGAGGTCCCGGCGCTGACCGAGCCGCCACTGCGCCCGGAGGAACGCGCCGTACTGCCCGTACTCAGCCACGCCACGCGCTGA
- a CDS encoding MFS transporter, whose product MSASVSESPLEVAAAVPTEPGRRARPALALAVIAGCNAMIQLDDPIMNIALPGIRADLGLSTLAASWVIGAYLLAFGGLLLLGGRAGDILGRRRMFVAGVGLFTAAAAARAAVTGGELLIAVRAAEGAGAAFAAANGFVLMLATFPEGPARKRAIALCTAVGASSTAGGLLLAGALGSVGSWRWLVLLNVPVGLAIVLLAPRVIEETERVRGRFDLRGTLLSATGVGAVVYGLSQAGEHPWSSARVAGPLLAGLALLSLFIGSQRRTDQPIVRLALFKDRDRALAFGSMLVLPGALIGAYFFLSQFFQQHHGWSALTAAFALLPVPLAMAATAAVAPRIERRLGPKPMMAIGATALAVENLWLSHLRYGDAYLTEVLPSLVLLGAGMTFCVVPATVLATSRLRPHELGSAGSVLNAFQAIGGSLCIALLVTASAGYSDFADTMSAGFTTGSGFAATGLLIALALRPGPTATARRSWASRLSR is encoded by the coding sequence ATGTCCGCGTCTGTGTCCGAGTCCCCGCTGGAGGTGGCGGCGGCCGTCCCGACGGAACCCGGCCGGCGCGCCAGGCCCGCGCTCGCGCTCGCTGTCATCGCCGGCTGCAACGCGATGATCCAGCTCGACGACCCCATCATGAACATCGCGCTGCCGGGGATCAGGGCGGACCTGGGGCTTTCGACACTCGCCGCGTCCTGGGTGATCGGCGCCTATCTGCTGGCTTTCGGCGGGCTGTTGCTGCTCGGCGGCCGGGCCGGAGACATTCTGGGGCGGCGCCGGATGTTCGTCGCGGGCGTGGGGCTGTTCACGGCCGCGGCCGCCGCACGGGCCGCGGTCACCGGTGGCGAGCTGCTCATCGCGGTACGCGCGGCGGAGGGCGCCGGGGCCGCGTTCGCCGCGGCCAACGGGTTCGTACTGATGCTCGCCACCTTCCCCGAAGGTCCCGCCCGCAAGCGGGCGATCGCCCTCTGCACGGCGGTCGGTGCGTCCTCCACGGCCGGCGGCCTGCTGCTGGCGGGGGCGTTGGGCTCGGTCGGCTCCTGGCGCTGGCTGGTGCTGTTGAACGTGCCGGTGGGGCTGGCGATCGTCCTGCTCGCACCGCGCGTCATCGAGGAGACGGAGCGGGTCCGCGGGCGCTTCGACCTGCGCGGCACGCTGCTCTCCGCGACCGGCGTCGGCGCGGTGGTGTACGGCCTGTCGCAGGCCGGCGAACATCCGTGGAGCTCCGCGCGGGTGGCGGGGCCACTGCTGGCCGGACTGGCGCTGCTCTCCCTGTTCATCGGCTCGCAGCGGCGTACGGACCAGCCCATCGTGCGGCTCGCACTGTTCAAGGACCGTGACCGGGCACTGGCGTTCGGCAGCATGCTGGTGCTGCCCGGCGCGCTGATCGGCGCGTACTTCTTCCTCAGCCAGTTCTTCCAGCAGCACCACGGCTGGTCGGCGCTCACGGCCGCGTTCGCGCTGCTGCCGGTACCGCTGGCGATGGCCGCCACCGCGGCGGTGGCCCCGCGCATCGAACGGCGCCTGGGGCCGAAGCCGATGATGGCCATCGGTGCCACCGCGCTCGCCGTCGAGAACCTGTGGCTGTCGCACCTGCGGTACGGGGATGCGTATCTGACGGAGGTTCTGCCCTCGCTGGTCCTGCTCGGCGCCGGCATGACGTTCTGTGTGGTTCCGGCGACCGTGCTGGCCACCTCGCGGCTGCGGCCCCACGAGCTCGGCTCGGCGGGCAGCGTCCTCAACGCGTTCCAGGCCATCGGCGGTTCACTGTGCATCGCACTGCTGGTCACCGCGTCGGCGGGGTACTCCGACTTCGCCGACACCATGTCCGCCGGGTTCACCACCGGCTCCGGGTTCGCCGCAACGGGGCTCCTGATAGCCCTGGCCCTGCGCCCCGGCCCCACGGCCACCGCACGCCGGTCCTGGGCCTCACGCCTGTCCCGGTGA
- a CDS encoding YbaK/EbsC family protein, which yields MTTTTYQRLIDLLGENDARYRLVDHAPEGRTAPASELRRHPLAQAAKCLVVRVALGRKARRYVLAVIPGDRRVDLDRLRDLYDGTEASFAAPDVAEELAGSVRGTIIPFAFHQELELLADPGLLAHDEIYFNAARLDRSVALATADYQRLAEPRVLPIARPREAPTILPA from the coding sequence ATGACCACCACGACCTACCAGAGGCTGATCGACCTGCTGGGCGAGAACGACGCCCGCTACCGCCTCGTCGACCACGCCCCCGAGGGCCGCACCGCCCCGGCCAGTGAGCTCCGCCGCCATCCCCTCGCCCAGGCGGCCAAGTGCCTGGTCGTACGGGTGGCCCTGGGCCGGAAGGCGCGCCGCTACGTGCTGGCCGTGATTCCCGGCGACCGCAGGGTCGACCTCGACCGCCTGCGCGATCTGTACGACGGCACCGAGGCGTCGTTCGCCGCCCCCGATGTCGCCGAGGAACTGGCCGGCAGCGTGCGCGGGACCATCATCCCGTTCGCCTTCCACCAGGAGCTCGAACTGCTCGCCGACCCGGGCCTCCTGGCCCACGACGAGATCTACTTCAACGCCGCCCGCCTCGACCGCTCGGTGGCCCTGGCCACGGCCGACTACCAGCGACTGGCCGAGCCCAGGGTGCTCCCGATCGCTCGGCCCCGGGAGGCGCCCACCATCCTCCCCGCCTGA
- a CDS encoding CGNR zinc finger domain-containing protein, which yields MNLDHVFVCGNPALDFAATLRARRSVRFEMFVTPERLRAWYLESGIVDAVSPGDRADIDRAKSVREAVYQLVTARRLGEEYADEALDVLNGAARKPPAAPQLTASGRWTEATPDEALSTVARLAIELLSGPDVPLLKECGNPECTRIYIDRSRGMRRQWCGMESCGNKIKAAAYRARKKSTHTAAAQ from the coding sequence GTGAATCTGGATCATGTCTTCGTGTGCGGAAACCCGGCACTCGACTTCGCCGCGACACTCCGGGCACGGCGCTCGGTGCGGTTCGAGATGTTCGTGACGCCGGAGCGGCTACGGGCGTGGTACCTGGAATCCGGCATCGTCGACGCGGTTTCCCCGGGCGACCGGGCCGACATCGATCGGGCGAAGTCCGTACGGGAAGCCGTCTACCAGCTGGTCACGGCCCGCCGCCTCGGCGAGGAGTACGCCGACGAGGCGCTGGACGTGCTGAACGGTGCGGCGCGCAAACCGCCCGCCGCACCGCAGCTCACCGCCTCGGGACGCTGGACGGAAGCGACGCCGGACGAAGCCCTGTCCACCGTGGCACGCCTTGCGATCGAGCTCCTGAGCGGGCCGGACGTACCCCTGCTCAAGGAGTGCGGGAATCCCGAGTGCACCCGTATCTACATCGACCGCTCCCGGGGCATGCGGCGGCAGTGGTGCGGCATGGAGTCCTGCGGGAACAAGATCAAGGCGGCCGCCTACCGGGCGCGCAAGAAGAGCACGCACACCGCGGCGGCACAGTAG
- a CDS encoding ABC-F family ATP-binding cassette domain-containing protein gives MSRPALLAHDVVRTLGTRRVLDGVSLTASPGHRIGLIGENGVGKSTLLRLLAGVDEPDAGSVTRPADLGFLHQELPFDDASTIADVLDEALREARDDLAELDRLTERLAHVPQDSPGYAELLDAYGRRLEQAQEREVWDADRRAAIVLDGLGLGAFRHDRVLGSLSGGQRGRLALAALLVRRPSALLLDEPTNHLDDGAAAFLEEQVRGLPGVVVVASHDRAFLDAVCTDLVDLDPAMDGPVRYGGNYSAYLAEKRAERERWERRYAEEQEELAALRHAAGVTARLVAPDRERRDNEKMGYGHRAGRVQSQVSRRVRNATRRLDGLERRRTGEPPQPLRFHGTALAVAAPAGTALGATSLDEVSADGALVSLRDVRVPDRLDVPRLDVTATERLLVTGGNGAGKSTLLSVLAGRLAAEGDVRRRRGLTVGLLAQDTVFGRPDRTGRETYERSLGAERAETVPLRSLGLLHEADLDKPVGQLSVGQRRRLALALLVARPPELLLLDEPTNHLSPRLCDELEAALGTGPGAIVLASHDRWLRRRWQGREIRLAAGGPAGCGPAGCEPC, from the coding sequence ATGTCCCGACCGGCCCTGCTCGCCCACGACGTCGTCCGCACCCTGGGGACCCGACGGGTCCTCGACGGCGTCTCCCTCACCGCCTCCCCCGGCCACCGCATCGGGCTGATCGGGGAGAACGGCGTCGGCAAGTCGACACTGCTGCGTCTGCTCGCCGGAGTGGACGAACCCGACGCCGGGAGCGTCACACGCCCTGCCGACCTGGGCTTCCTGCACCAGGAGCTGCCGTTCGACGACGCGTCGACGATCGCCGACGTGCTGGACGAGGCCCTGCGCGAGGCCCGCGACGACCTGGCCGAGCTCGACCGTCTCACCGAGCGGCTCGCCCACGTACCGCAGGACTCCCCCGGGTACGCCGAGCTGCTCGACGCGTACGGCAGACGGCTCGAACAGGCCCAGGAGCGGGAGGTCTGGGACGCCGACCGGCGTGCCGCGATCGTGCTCGACGGACTCGGCCTCGGCGCGTTCCGGCACGACCGGGTGCTCGGCTCCCTCTCCGGCGGGCAGCGCGGTCGGCTGGCGCTGGCCGCGCTGCTGGTCAGGCGCCCTTCGGCCCTGCTGCTGGACGAGCCGACCAACCATCTCGACGACGGCGCCGCCGCGTTCCTGGAGGAGCAGGTGCGCGGTCTGCCCGGGGTCGTCGTGGTGGCCAGCCACGACCGGGCCTTCCTCGACGCCGTCTGCACGGATCTGGTCGATCTCGACCCGGCCATGGACGGCCCGGTCCGCTACGGCGGCAACTACAGCGCCTACCTGGCCGAGAAGCGTGCCGAGCGGGAGCGCTGGGAACGGCGGTACGCCGAGGAGCAGGAGGAACTGGCGGCGCTGCGCCACGCGGCCGGGGTCACCGCGCGCCTCGTGGCACCGGACCGGGAGCGGCGCGACAACGAGAAGATGGGCTACGGCCATCGCGCCGGGCGGGTGCAGAGCCAGGTCTCCCGGCGGGTACGCAACGCCACCCGCCGGCTGGACGGACTGGAACGCCGTCGGACCGGTGAGCCGCCGCAGCCGTTGCGTTTCCACGGCACCGCACTCGCCGTCGCCGCACCCGCCGGCACCGCGCTCGGCGCCACTTCGCTCGACGAGGTGTCGGCGGACGGCGCCCTCGTCTCGCTGCGCGACGTGCGGGTGCCGGACCGGCTCGACGTCCCGCGGCTGGACGTGACGGCGACCGAACGCCTCCTCGTCACGGGAGGCAACGGCGCGGGGAAGTCGACGCTGCTGTCCGTGCTCGCCGGGCGTCTCGCGGCCGAGGGCGACGTGAGACGGCGGCGGGGGCTGACGGTGGGACTGCTGGCCCAGGACACCGTGTTCGGCCGCCCCGACCGGACCGGGCGTGAGACGTACGAGCGCTCGCTCGGCGCCGAGCGGGCGGAGACGGTCCCACTGCGCTCGCTGGGCCTGCTGCACGAGGCGGATCTGGACAAGCCGGTCGGTCAGTTGTCGGTCGGTCAGCGCCGCCGGCTCGCGCTGGCGCTCCTGGTGGCGCGTCCGCCGGAGCTGTTGCTGCTCGACGAGCCGACGAACCACTTGTCCCCGCGGTTGTGCGACGAACTGGAGGCCGCCCTGGGTACCGGCCCCGGCGCGATCGTCCTGGCCAGCCACGACCGTTGGCTGCGCAGACGCTGGCAGGGCCGCGAGATCCGGCTGGCCGCCGGCGGTCCGGCGGGGTGCGGTCCGGCGGGGTGCGAGCCTTGCTGA